The sequence below is a genomic window from Montipora capricornis isolate CH-2021 chromosome 14, ASM3666992v2, whole genome shotgun sequence.
aaaaaTAATTAGATGGTTCGTTTATCACGGCACCAAGAGAGATTGCAACGAAAGAGAATAACACCCACACCCCTTTTCTTCGGTTTTTTTTTATGACACTAGAGATAATCGCGTGAAATGAATGTCTCGCCCCTTTccttaagcctagttttcatatctcgggaaaatcccagacgatcggggatttcgcaATTCCCGAAccatcccagattttgccgactaacgaaaaccataaatcgtagatatccccgataatctgggatggtcggggacgaatcgggaaaatgaaagcgtttctattttcccgacgtgtcccagatttttgcgatcgtcccgacatatgaaaactttCAGGGACGTCGGCGATGGTTCTTAGCTCGTTACCAATCCTCTAAAttgcaaatttcaatttttggcgCACTTTCCAATTTCCGCCAAGGTCACTATCGGGAGAATCTAGGACAAGCATCTCGCGATTTTCCGatatgtcggcaaaatctgggacggtcgggaaactgcgaaatccctgatcgtctgggattttcccgacatatgaaaactaggctttaacGTCATTACTAAAACATGATCTGGACATAACGATCTTACAAGTTTGAGGGGTGGTGGGATGAGGGGATGCggaaggaaggaaggggggggggggggtggggggttggAGGTTCCAATCTATTagtggaaaaaaattcagagagAGAAGAAACATTCATCACTTAGATGGAGTTCGTCGGCGTGATCTACCTTGGAATCGGTCTCTTTCATTTCCCAAGGCATCTTCACGACAACCATTTCCCTCACATCACTGCTTATTTTGCTGTCGCTCACCTCACTTTTCTTAGAGTCCCCCGCTTGAATAAAGGAGTGTCCAGTGTTCCTAATAGCACCTGTTGATTACAAGACTATCTGAGTTGAAAGATTCTAGACGTAAAAATTCCCACCTGACTTTGGCAAACTGTTTCCCCTTGAAAAAGTTAGTATCTTAATTTTCTCGCCGAAAACGGCCACATTCCCGGTTCTTCTGCGATCACTGAGTTATTCGCCTTTAACTTCAAATAATCTATAGACCTCTTCGACATTGTAAGTTATTTCTCTCATTCTAAACACGAAAGCAAGCTTACGTTCATTATCCAGATCTTGCTGTTCATTGTTTACTTCCTTAATGATCCCACTTGAATGACGTGAAGGGGTAACATTTTCTCTAAAGACCAGGaaatatgaaaaagaaagaaaaaacggtGTAACTCCTGTTTCTAGCAAGGGTATTGCTGATAAGTGCGAAATAAGAGGGACACTGACTGAGAATTGATGAACAAGGTAGCTGGTTCCGGACAGAATCTGTGTTGTAAGTCATCCCTGGTCGGACCACGCTCAAAATTGATCTCATTTCTTTAAACACGAAAGAAGTTACACTACCGAATAGTAAATTAAATTTCATCGTAGAAAAGGAAAGTTGCTTTAGTCTTATTACCCTAAAGATAGTAAAAGTAAGGTTCCATGTCTGTAGCTAAGTATTGACAGACCTTTTAAATTCTCATTTTGTCGAACGACGATGATAATAAGCGTTGTACTTCTTTTTGTTTACTCTGTCTGATAATTTTATACCTCTTTGATATGCCCTCGTCGTCGACCTCCCGAactgtttgtcttttgttggcAATATGGTTGCGTGATGCAATctagaaatcaaagaaaaaaaaattacaccaaTCACAGCACTTGCCAAAACAGCGATACGTTTGCTGTACATCCTTGAGTAAAGAGTATATTCTTGGCTGTTTGTAAAGGCGCTCACCCACCGAAATTTTCGTTTCCTTGAAGAGAgccgaaaatcagtgaagacAAGGCAGTTGTAACCATTTGCGAAATATAATAGGCAGCGAGTGGTTTCCCATGCATCAATTTACACATTTGGAACCATCCTAAATTTGACGCATATTACTTGACTTCGCCGGATACCCCGTACAAACAGGGGTTCAACTACCCCACCCCCTTTGTACCACGTGGGGGTATGACTTTTCGTGTACTTCCGAGGgttaaaagtttttttaaattccaaTTATGCTGGGATCTCTGTGCCAGACAGCCTCCCTTCTTGTCCTCCTCTTCTTGGGAGAGGGTAAGGAAAGgattaattaagaaaaaaaaaaaaaaaaagaaagaaagaaagaaaacgcgaaaaataaaaaaaacactttggaTTTTTTGACTGCGTCTACCTGCGAAATGGACTCCTCTTTTTGCAAAGGCATCTCTACGATTGCACCGTCCCTCACAGCTCTGCTTGTGTTGCCATCGTTCACTTCAAGTTCGTTGGAGTGCTCCGCTTGAATACAAGGGTGCTCAGTCTTCTCATTAGCTCCTGTTGAATACAGGTCTCCATCACACACACCAAGATATATCCCTTTCACGTAAACTATCGTTAACTACCATTAAACAGCTAGCTACCTTATTGATTTCATGTCCTTGATGATTTGGCTTTCAAATCTTCACtttcatctacatctacatctccATTTATTAAGCCGGTTTAGTCGATTAGACGTGAAAAGGTCAGGAGTACTGGAACAAATGCATTTCACAAGCTTACCCTGATTCGGCCGATTTTGATTCCCCTTCCTAGCTTCTTTACAGCTGGGATATGAAAGAGAAGCACTTGAACTAGATGTTTAGAATGGCAAAAAAGATAAAATGTTTTTAGTGTTATAAATAGACAAAATTCTTTTTGGTATGAAAGGCCCACCTTAATTAACATGAAAACTCTGACGTAAGGCGAAACCTGGTTAAAGTCCTTTTTGAGGATGGGAgctttcaagaaagaaaaaatagcaAAAGGCCCGGGGGGAAGGGATGTGCCGGGTGTGGTTTACTCCCATAAAATTTGGGTGGGGATATGTGGCGCGCCTCCTGAAACCCGTActctatttcagaccaaaatctgtaatttaccctaccctatttcagacctgaaACTTCGATACCTCATTTGAGACCAATTTCACGAACACGGTTGGTGTAACCATAAATTGAGAAAGGCTTTTGTAACTCTCTTGTTCATGGTGTTATCGTCTAATGATGAAGAAGTAGCTTCAAAAGGGTGGCGAACGGCGTGAAAAGAGAGGTACATAACAAAAAAGCACATCGTTTACTCGGTTTATTCTTATTTGTGTAATAAATTTACTTGTTCAAGAACAAATAAAAAAGCGCCTGACAAAGATAACCATTTGTAAACCTGCCATGGAACAGTCATTACAAACAAAGGCGGAAAACAACCGTGAAACCATCAAACAACCGTGAAAGTCCCTACCTCTCGGTTTCCGAGGAGCTCCGCAATAATTGCATGGCTTTTCTAGCGTCTGGTCTGTCACGAGGGTGGAAACGTGCGCAGGCCTCGTACAAGTTCCAAATGTTACACCACTCCAGTTTGCATCTCTTAGCATATTTGTCACAAGGGTTTAACCTTCTGCCATCGCGGAGGAAACGGACGATCTTGTCTTTGGTGTCGCCAATTTCCTCTTCCTTCAGGACTTCCTCGTATGGATGATGTAGACAAGGGTTTAGTAAATTATAAAGAAGCATTCCGTAGGCCCACATGTCTACACCCATAAGATCGTCAACAGTGGCTCCTGCACGTGAGATCTCACTTGTGAGAAGAATTTCCGGTGCCATATATGGTATGGTACCCCTGTCGATATTAATAGTTCTTGATCGGCACGCAGATTTTGTTTGCATGACCTTAGACCTACTTTCTCCAAAGTCGGTGAGCTTGCAGATCACTGGCTGATGGGTCCACGCGTAGGCAATTTTGTCGCTATTTGTTTCCTCACGGTAATGGTGATTGCTAACGAGAACGTTCGAGGGCTTTAAATCTCTGTGCGCAATTCCTCGTTCGTGCAAATACAACAATCCACTGCCTATATCCGATGCGATACTGGTCATAAAATTTGCTTCAATCCCATGACAATTGCCCTTGTCAAGGCAGCTCAAAAAGTTGTTCAGTGAACTGACCTTTCCTTCTCCACCGAAAACGCTTAGGTCGAAAAAAACATACTCCAACATAAGTGCAACTGGTTCGTGACAAACAGCTTTAAATCGTACTATATTATCGTGATTAAGGTCATGCAACAACCGAGCCTCTTTGGTGAAAGCATCGATAAAGTCTAAAGACGAACCTAGCAATTTCTTTACAACAACTGGCTCGTCTGAACTGGAATCCCTGTCCTTGTCTTTTCCATATTTTGTCACAAAAACCGCTCCGAACGATCCTTGTCCAATCACATCTTGTTCTCCTAGATCACTCCACTTAAACTCTGGAAGGCCTTCGAAGCGACCTACTCGTTTCTTCTTCGTTGTAAATGCTAAAGGCACTTTGAAGTTGTCTCCACGAGACAACATGGTGTACAAAGAGATAAAACGAAGCGCGTCTTCATTATTCCCGCCAAAATAGTGTCGCGCCGTTTCCCGGATGACACAACCGGGGGTCTGTTTGTCTCAAAGTTCAACAAAGTAAATGACAGCCAAATTAACCCACCATTTCTCAAATATTTCCGGTTTTAATCAAACggagcaaaaagaaaatgacacaGTAAACCAAGGCTCTATTTCGACTAGAAAAGGGGGAAAGTGGGATTTGTTTTTCTCTTAACAATATACAAACAAAAATGTGTGTATGTCAATTGACCCCAAACAGtgcaacaaattgaaattttgtgAGTACAGAAAGACGAAGTTAGtacaaaatgttgaaattaaaaatgctTGACATGTACCTCGAAAAAGATGTTTAAGCGGAAATTTGATTCTCCTTTCGAATCGAATTACAGTGCAAAAAAGTTGAGCTCTTGAAACAAGCAAGTCTGGGGTTTTCACTGTTTATCCAATTACTATTTCTAGCATTTTTCCCCAGATGATATTTTGATCTGTATTCTGCAAACATGTCAACAAGCCTGCGTTGTCATTTTTTGGACCAATCGCGTTCTTGTAGGTGGAGCGTGTTAACTCCGCAAGGCAAAATAGAAACAAACTGTCTGCCGTTTGTCTGATTTTaccttatatatatattttatattttttctcaaacaatttggaataaataagcacttgtaaatttttcatagaTCCCAAATTGTTAGGTTtgttagtctttgaaaaaatttaactcgtgcattccaaattgcacttgaaatcatgtgattaccaacACAAAATCTCGTGAAGTGATCCATTTCCGGttctttcaaaaacattttcgcCGACGAATTGATGCACCTGAATTTCCCATCCGTCACTTTGGAGGGGAGTAACTGTCAGGAAAAACTAAAATATCTTTTGAGGTGTTTACAGACCGACAAACGAGATAACTTATCTCAGACGCGCTGTCTTTATAGGGACATTCCACTCACTCCAACTAGGCGGAACATTTATTAAAAATTGCGGGAGATAGTGAATTGGTCATGTACTGCTGGCGACACACTTAAGCTGCCAACCTTTCCAAAGTTTTAAGTGCGTGATATTTTCGTATTGTAAAAGTTTATTGACAACATTGTTAAAGAGAAGCCATCACTCTGATGTCCGGACGTGGTGTAAAATGTAacagcaaaatgtttttgaaatatgGGTCATGCTTTTTCGATTCGCTAGCGTGTAGCTCACGCTGATTTTTCATGCTCGGTGGCAGGTACATAAACGAATCAATATgcaatttaaaaattttaagtTCAGATGAAAGAGGATGGATGGCCTTGACCATGGGCCTTGGGTCTGGGGCATCAAGGTGAATAAAAAATGGGAACCAATATTCACTCAATAATCAAGTTTAAGGAAAGTCAAGTCCACTGTATTTCTGgacgttttaaagattcccggttttaaagattccccattttaaagattcccgcttttaaagattccccgttttaaagattcccgcttttaaagattccccgttttaaagattcccgcttttaaagattccccattttaaagattcctgcttttaaagattccccgttttaaagattcccgcttttaaagattccccattttaaagattcccgcttttaaagattccccgttttaaagattccccgttccccgttccccattcCCCATTCCCATTCCCGCATTCCccattcccgcttttaaagatagcCACAAGGTCTGTGTGTGCAAAAACTTCACTTGACTAACGTTCACTCAAGGAGTGCAAAAGAAAACTGTCAGCATCAGTCGTGATAATTCCTTTATTAGACTGGACTTTACCTGGGCAACCTGCTCCGTCTCCTCCatatccttttttgcaagtgCATTTGTAAGATCCTATGATATTGGTACAGGTGGCATTCACGAGACAGTTGTTTTCggatgaacactcgtcaatgtctggaacCAAATGAACATAACAAAGGGAACTCGAGGACTACACTTTCAAACAAAGCACGACAACAAGGTGGGTAAGTGCGAAAACATCACGTGAGTGACGGGCACGCAAGGcgtgcaaaacaaaactgtaaGCATCAGTGGCGATAATACGGTCGTTTATGAACCCATGATCCgcagcctacaactctactgtgttcgtgtcacggcgttttcacagaccgatttatttttagattgaatttcccgctaatgagactcctacgagagcccgatgaccaattacaagaaattaagctgatgTCATAGGATCACCTAACCGGagctgcctttgtttttttccggaaaagatagtctacaAATAGATCGggctgtaaaaatgccgttacataggcccagtatgggagctgtaggctccgggtcatgggttcctgcttcGTTACATCTTTTtgactttacctgagcagtttcttccgtctcctGTATATCCTTCTTTGCAAGTGCATTTGTAAGATCCTTTGGTATTCGTACATGTGGCATTCACGTGACACTCGTTTTCAGACGAACACTCGTTAATGTCTGGAAAAAAGTTAAACATCGGAAAAATCAATAGTTAGTTATTCAAGCTCTTTCAGTGAGATTGCGTCTTTCATAGTTCCTGTCTCGATCTTGCAATAAATGATGATGGAGATGGAATTAGATTAAATtatctattcttggtttgcatccgcgtgatgagacggccaagctggtgtacaaaacaatagcctCATGACTAGGGAAGCAACCATCAGACATAATGTATCTTTGTCAAAGCTATCCTTAACTCTACTAATTTGGCAAAGTTTTCCCATGCAGGACGAAACAATGGAATCGATGTGATCGTCATAGGTCAGGTGTGAATCAATGACAACACCCAAATCTTTTCCACTTGAAGAAGGTGTAATCTGCTTGCCGAGAAAATCTAATTTGAAGTCGGTGGGAAGTCTATTGGTCATCTGACGGGTACCAACTAATAGTAGCTTGGTCTTCGTAGGATTAATGAGAAGGTCGTTTAGTGAGCACCATTTGGCTACACGATGGAGATCTTGTTCAATAGTAGCTTTGGCGGAATCAATGTCCTTTACTGGAAAAGACAGAAGTAGCTTGGAATCGTCTCCGGTTTATAGTTGGGAGGTCGCTCAAGTAGATACAAAAGAGGATCGGAGAGAATATGGCGCCTTGAGGGACTCCATAAGTGATAGGTAGACGTGAAGAAATTGTAGATCCAATTCTCACAGATTGGGTACGACCGTTTAGATAGCTGCGAAACCAAGAGACAGCACTATGCGATGCCCCAACGTGGTTGAGTTTCTGAAGTAAAAGCTGGTGATTGATGCTGTCGAACGCTTTAGATAAGTCAAGCAGAACAAGTGccgaaatcatctttttgtccaTGGCTTCAAGGATCATATCGTTGACTGATATGTTGAGCGTTTCGGTCGAGTGATATTGGCGGTTCCCGCTTTGGTAAGgtgtaagtttgttgttgttttccagAAACGAGATAAATTGATTGAGGGCTAtcttttcacatatttttgATGCGCCCACGAGAAGTGATAGAGGTCTATTGTTAGCTGGCTGATCTTTATCACCGTCCTTTAATAAAGGGATTACTTCCGCGATCTTCCATTCATCTGGAAAAGTTGATGTAATGAACGAGCAGTTGACAATATCGGTGAGAGGACCTAGAATAACAGGAAGACTGTCTCTGATTACTTTCATGCTCACTTTATCAAGCCCAGGAGATTTGTTAGAGGGCATTGTAAGAATGATGCGTTTGACTTCATTGCAGTTGACAGGCTGGAAACTGAATGTATTGGTAGTAGAGTCGGCAACACTGCTGTTAGGTGACAATAGGGATGGATCTGGTTGCATTGGGAACTCGAGTACTGCACTTTCAAACAAAGCATGACAACAAGGTGGGTTGGTGCGAAAACATCACGTGACTAACGGGTATGCAAGgagtgcaaaacaaaactgtaaGCAACAGTCGCGATAATACGTTCGTTACATCTTTTTaactttacctgagcagtttcgtcCGTCTCCGGTAAATCCTTCTTTGCAAGTGCATttgtaagatcctatggtattcGTACATGTGGCATTCACGTGACACTCGTTTTCAGACGAACACTCGTCAACGTCTGGAACAAGTTAAACATCGGGAAAAATCAATAGTTAGTTATTTAAGCTCTTTCAATGAGATTGCGTCTTTTATAGTTCCTGTCTCGATCTTGCAATAAATGATGATGGAGATGGAATTAGATTAAATtatctattcttggtttgcatccgcgtgatgagacggccaagctggtgtacaaaacaatagaaaatgaccTCAAAAATCTTGCATTTTACTGAATTGTtgtgtacaccaacatggccgccgtgacacCAGATGCAAATCGTcaattaacataataatatcCGGGAACTTTTATTTGTGAATCAATAATTATACACAGGCAACCCAATAATTGAGATCACTCATTAACTTTGTTGCTTTGACGAATCCTATATCGATCGTATTTCTGAAAGAAGCTCCAAATTGTCTGCAAGTTCATGTAGATTAAATTCGCCCGATAGAGACGTTTTCAACTAACATCCCTTTGTTTTGGACCAGGTCGTCCCAAATGTGTATGTTTTGGACAAGATAAAGTGAACGATTCAAAGACAATTACAGGCTAGATACCAGGCTATTAAACTTTAAACTGGCACGCCGTTCGATTCTTTGGCATCCATTAAGTTACTCTCGGAGCCACGTGGCAAAAACCAATGAACAGAACATTTCGTAAGGCTCAAATTTTTAGATGGAATCTTAACGTTTGGGtgaatttatactagagatgcATCATCCTGGAAATGGGTCATCCGTCTgcgacgaacttgggcaaaatAAGATACTTCGCCTGATaatttgtatatatataaacggccgaatttatactagagacgaatAACTCGTTTAGGATGATTTCGTCTGCAATTTGTTTAGATATATAGATCTGGTGTTTATTGTGTCCAGTATTAGTGGACACAAGGCTAAGCATTTGCTatctattttcaaaaacaaagtaattgtaaaggttagcgtttttttagctttgggtaaatgcagtagttaatctttactttttattgagcagcatttgggagatACTTTGTGACGTCTTATtccgagtgatgttgaagttggcgagaagtgAAAGgaaacacttcgtgacgcttattgaaatcgtcgtgtatctaattagggtcaatcctggacatatgTGAACATTACAGCTTGTGTTGTGCTTGAGTGGCGTCCAGTTTTCACaaaacgcaagcgaacgcaatcATAAGCCCAAGCAGGAGGAGATGGTTACATTTTGATCCTTGCgctttgtgcttatgcttgagTCAGGCCCGTTTTAGAGAACCtcattcccacgacctgctcgtTCCCAGTCATGGGAACGAAATTGCATATTTGCCAGGAAAAAAATGGGTGGAGGGGTGGGTTAGGTGCGCTAcgtttaacaaataaagaagccttgaccgtgctctgttctgttgtaaagcacgcaggaagcggctacaGCACGAAAGAattgtagggggaaacacgagccaataggcgagtgtttctagccgctcttgagtgctctagccgcttcctaagtgctttaaaacagaacagagcacagtcaaggcttctttatttgttttatgataaagaacaagtaattaattttcaaaaattctactttattttcaaagcgagcgctgcttgtggcgacctgaggtgtcgtcagcacagtgctttatactctgataaagcacgctgatttggaccaatgagagtgcttgtaagaatgtttaaagttatttgattggttaatgaagcaaaggcttgtcaaaacatcaatcaactggaaagtggtttgacagaaatcacacaaatttcaaatttatttactgcctcaatgttcggtttcagtccgtaaaaaacagcaaaaaagaggatctaaaaaattaagttcagtgaaaaccggccgaattgctgcccatgaaaacctgcacgtttccgccgacaactggaaaacaaaccgttcaataatacccaaggaaaaattcggaaattcatctgccatttctacggatgatggcgtgagctttcctttgttccgtgctttgtactctcataaagcacgctgtttaaaccaatgagagcgcgcgttatatagaaactttattataaaaaaaaaaatacagcattATCCGTACCTTCCTGGCAGAAGTCACCATTGAATCCAGGAGGGCATAAACAGCGATATCTTTTCTGCGTAAAACCGGATTGACATGTCCCACCGTTTTCACACGCAGATTTGCCACAGGCgttctgaagaagaaaaaaaaaatatatatctctGCCATTTGTATAGCGGAGTGTAAAAGCAACGGTAGCGAGTGCTCAAACCCTGACGATAGAAAACAACCCCCTAACCACCTAGCTTTAGTTGTATATAAGAaacaattacttaaattgtcaAGATAAGTACGAGGACCACTTCTTCCTTcttctctctttcatctatAACGGGAACTTCCAATACATTGATGTGGCATTTATTTGATAAATGCAAACATTGAGGCCCGAGAGAGTCACGAAGCAGCGAGTAAGAGACTCGCGACTCGTCTTTGTTACTTCGCGGCTTTCTCGAGGCTCAAGAAAAATTTCTGGGACCAGGGTACCGAATTGggagtggctagtggtggatatttaccaagctgcgaagcggcgaggtaaatctTTACTACCAGCCACAGACACAGCACAAAaagaggtaaatatccaacacTAGCTAGCCAGCGACATAGCAAATAGCTCATTTATTCCCGCAACGATTATAACAATTTCGGACGCAACttttcaccgaagtggaggtggctagtggtggatatttaccgagccgcgaaggtGAATAgtcgttttagtatatactcaaacagtgagataatatagcacaaaaagatgattttaactcatttattcctgcaaagattacaacattttctgGCCCAAATTCctcgcgaattgctcggaggtgaatagcaaaggatatctggagtttgagtagccaatcagcccgcgagttcaacgctatccactctTTTAGTATATAATAACAAAGGATATTTGGAGTTTGAGGAGCCAATCACAACGCACCTTCAAAGCTTTCCACCTTTTAAGCAAATACTAAAAACAGATATTCCATGTTAACACGACTGTTTTTGTGTCACAGGAGTGAATTAAACTGAATGTCTCACCTCTGTTCCTCGATAAATGTAATTTTGGGCGTTGATCAAATCATTACCGTGTTCAGCGTGAGTAGAATTGTTTAGCTCACATCTGTGTTTTCCATCTGTGTTCGCTTCAGTCTCGAAGTTGACGCTGACGCAGTCGTGTTCTTGGTAACAAATCCATTCGCATTCATGCATACTGTGTACTTCATAACTCTTTATTACATGCTTCTGCAAACGTCCGTTAGCAACGGAAAGAGAAGGCTGAAACGTGAGCGCACGACAAGAGCCTGCACAAAAAGAATCGTTAATGAATCTTTTGCTTTGATGTCGCAACGTTGTGGGAGACGTAATACGAGCGAGGTAGGCATTGTGGGATTTTTTCAATGTAAGCAAAATGGAAAACGCACGTTTTACCATGATTGCAGACGTGATTAGAGAGATTcttgcgttctgattggtcgaggttGGCGTCATATGTCATTATAATCACCGCGCAGAGGTTGATTATAGCACCACCGCTaaatatcaaaatggctgccCCCCTTTAGTCTACTTTACTGAAAAGTTTAGCCTTGAACGTGAATCGAACTGCTAAACTCTGCTAAACTGGTACGCTGCTTCATCGATTCAGCTATCAAACCAACTGACAGCTTTTTGAGTGCGTAATAAACCCCGTAGCCGATGCATATAAAGATACTAAATATAAGGAAgacatatatttgaactgccaCCAACTGCGCCGAGATCCATGTTAAGATTTAGATCATTACAGTTATGAAAATTATATAAAGCAGGTCCTCATCATCAAGGGGAGCTCTCACCTCCAAT
It includes:
- the LOC138031354 gene encoding adhesion G protein-coupled receptor E2-like, which gives rise to MDYFLRCYILYPLLYFGASYASYEEGSCRALTFQPSLSVANGRLQKHVIKSYEVHSMHECEWICYQEHDCVSVNFETEANTDGKHRCELNNSTHAEHGNDLINAQNYIYRGTENACGKSACENGGTCQSGFTQKRYRCLCPPGFNGDFCQEDVDECSSENECHVNATCTNTIGSYKCTCKEGFTGDGRNCSDINECSSENECHVNATCTNTKGSYKCTCKEGYTGDGRNCSDIDECSSENNCLVNATCTNIIGSYKCTCKKGYGGDGAGCPDINKCSSENECHVNATCANTKGSYNCTCKEGYEGDGRNCSDIDECSSKNNCHVNATCKNIIGSYNCTCKKGYGGDGGNCSDINECSSENECHVNATCTNTKGSYNCTCKEGYGGDGRNCSDIDECSSENNCHVNANCTNTIGSYNCTCKKGYRGDGRNCLGKV